In one Penaeus chinensis breed Huanghai No. 1 chromosome 33, ASM1920278v2, whole genome shotgun sequence genomic region, the following are encoded:
- the LOC125043279 gene encoding spore wall protein 2-like isoform X1 codes for MSKIERPTTLADSNSNSNSNSNCNCNCHNSKMGKDNFGSDTKSDRPATRGDTSYNSGLGKESQGRPPTSFNSSGISKVNSGLDKKETDDKASGTRNTSGRPATRGDTSFNSSGADKDNFGTDKKQTEGKDQETSGRPATRGADKDEGKDRQTSGRPATRGDTSFNSSGADKDNSGSDKTQSECKDRGTSARPVTRGNVGDSKSDTENSNDKSEEDKDASKRPATGYTPSGLGKDNSESDSKDSEDKPDKNKNQGASGRPATRGNMGLGKDATGTDSKKDEKANGNKGRFEISQGSNGNKTSGDKTSFGGRK; via the exons ATGTCGAAAATCG aaCGCCCCACCACTCTTGCagatagcaacagcaacagcaacagcaacagcaactgcAACTGCAACTGCCACAACTCCAAAATGGGAAAGGATAATTTTGGATCCGATACTAAATCAG ACCGACCTGCAACCCGAGGCGATACAAGTTACAACTCTGGCCTTGGTAAGGAAAGCCAAG gaCGACCACCTACAAGTTTTAATTCCTCCGGTATTAGTAAGGTTAATTCCGGGTTAGATAAGAAGGAGACAGACGACAAGGCTTCTGGAACCAGGAACACTTCAG GACGTCCAGCCACACGAGGAGATACATCTTTCAATTCCTCTGGTGCTGATAAGGATAATTTTGGGACCGATAAGAAGCAGACCGAAGGGAAGGACCAAGAAACCTCAG GACGTCCAGCTACACGAGGTGCTGATAAGGACGAAGGCAAGGATCGACAAACTTCAG GACGTCCAGCCACACGAGGAGATACATCTTTTAATTCCTCTGGTGCTGATAAGGACAATTCTGGGTCCGATAAGACGCAGAGCGAATGCAAGGATCGAGGAACCTCAG CACGGCCAGTCACTCGAGGGAATGTGGGAGATTCGAAGTCCGACACGGAAAACTCCAATGATAAGtcggaggaggacaaggacgcGTCAA aGCGACCAGCAACCGGCTACACTCCTTCAGGTCTCGGGAAGGACAACTCCGAGTCCGACTCGAAGGACTCCGAGGACAAGCCAGATAAGAACAAGAACCAGGGAGCTTCGG GCCGCCCTGCCACGAGAGGAAACATGGGGCTCGGCAAGGACGCCACCGGGACAGACTcgaagaaggacgagaaggcCAATGGAAACAAGGGTCGCTTCGAGATCAGCCAGG GCTCCAACGGCAACAAAACCAGCGGAGACAAAACTAGTTTCGGTGGAAGGAAGTAG
- the LOC125043279 gene encoding spore wall protein 2-like isoform X4: MGKDNFGSDTKSDRPATRGDTSYNSGLGKESQGRPPTSFNSSGISKVNSGLDKKETDDKASGTRNTSGRPATRGDTSFNSSGADKDNFGTDKKQTEGKDQETSGRPATRGADKDEGKDRQTSGRPATRGDTSFNSSGADKDNSGSDKTQSECKDRGTSARPVTRGNVGDSKSDTENSNDKSEEDKDASKRPATGYTPSGLGKDNSESDSKDSEDKPDKNKNQGASGRPATRGNMGLGKDATGTDSKKDEKANGNKGRFEISQGSNGNKTSGDKTSFGGRK, translated from the exons ATGGGAAAGGATAATTTTGGATCCGATACTAAATCAG ACCGACCTGCAACCCGAGGCGATACAAGTTACAACTCTGGCCTTGGTAAGGAAAGCCAAG gaCGACCACCTACAAGTTTTAATTCCTCCGGTATTAGTAAGGTTAATTCCGGGTTAGATAAGAAGGAGACAGACGACAAGGCTTCTGGAACCAGGAACACTTCAG GACGTCCAGCCACACGAGGAGATACATCTTTCAATTCCTCTGGTGCTGATAAGGATAATTTTGGGACCGATAAGAAGCAGACCGAAGGGAAGGACCAAGAAACCTCAG GACGTCCAGCTACACGAGGTGCTGATAAGGACGAAGGCAAGGATCGACAAACTTCAG GACGTCCAGCCACACGAGGAGATACATCTTTTAATTCCTCTGGTGCTGATAAGGACAATTCTGGGTCCGATAAGACGCAGAGCGAATGCAAGGATCGAGGAACCTCAG CACGGCCAGTCACTCGAGGGAATGTGGGAGATTCGAAGTCCGACACGGAAAACTCCAATGATAAGtcggaggaggacaaggacgcGTCAA aGCGACCAGCAACCGGCTACACTCCTTCAGGTCTCGGGAAGGACAACTCCGAGTCCGACTCGAAGGACTCCGAGGACAAGCCAGATAAGAACAAGAACCAGGGAGCTTCGG GCCGCCCTGCCACGAGAGGAAACATGGGGCTCGGCAAGGACGCCACCGGGACAGACTcgaagaaggacgagaaggcCAATGGAAACAAGGGTCGCTTCGAGATCAGCCAGG GCTCCAACGGCAACAAAACCAGCGGAGACAAAACTAGTTTCGGTGGAAGGAAGTAG
- the LOC125043279 gene encoding spore wall protein 2-like isoform X2: MSKIERPTTLADSNSNSNSNSNCNCNCHNSKMGKDNFGSDTKSDRPATRGDTSYNSGLGRPPTSFNSSGISKVNSGLDKKETDDKASGTRNTSGRPATRGDTSFNSSGADKDNFGTDKKQTEGKDQETSGRPATRGADKDEGKDRQTSGRPATRGDTSFNSSGADKDNSGSDKTQSECKDRGTSARPVTRGNVGDSKSDTENSNDKSEEDKDASKRPATGYTPSGLGKDNSESDSKDSEDKPDKNKNQGASGRPATRGNMGLGKDATGTDSKKDEKANGNKGRFEISQGSNGNKTSGDKTSFGGRK; this comes from the exons ATGTCGAAAATCG aaCGCCCCACCACTCTTGCagatagcaacagcaacagcaacagcaacagcaactgcAACTGCAACTGCCACAACTCCAAAATGGGAAAGGATAATTTTGGATCCGATACTAAATCAG ACCGACCTGCAACCCGAGGCGATACAAGTTACAACTCTGGCCTTG gaCGACCACCTACAAGTTTTAATTCCTCCGGTATTAGTAAGGTTAATTCCGGGTTAGATAAGAAGGAGACAGACGACAAGGCTTCTGGAACCAGGAACACTTCAG GACGTCCAGCCACACGAGGAGATACATCTTTCAATTCCTCTGGTGCTGATAAGGATAATTTTGGGACCGATAAGAAGCAGACCGAAGGGAAGGACCAAGAAACCTCAG GACGTCCAGCTACACGAGGTGCTGATAAGGACGAAGGCAAGGATCGACAAACTTCAG GACGTCCAGCCACACGAGGAGATACATCTTTTAATTCCTCTGGTGCTGATAAGGACAATTCTGGGTCCGATAAGACGCAGAGCGAATGCAAGGATCGAGGAACCTCAG CACGGCCAGTCACTCGAGGGAATGTGGGAGATTCGAAGTCCGACACGGAAAACTCCAATGATAAGtcggaggaggacaaggacgcGTCAA aGCGACCAGCAACCGGCTACACTCCTTCAGGTCTCGGGAAGGACAACTCCGAGTCCGACTCGAAGGACTCCGAGGACAAGCCAGATAAGAACAAGAACCAGGGAGCTTCGG GCCGCCCTGCCACGAGAGGAAACATGGGGCTCGGCAAGGACGCCACCGGGACAGACTcgaagaaggacgagaaggcCAATGGAAACAAGGGTCGCTTCGAGATCAGCCAGG GCTCCAACGGCAACAAAACCAGCGGAGACAAAACTAGTTTCGGTGGAAGGAAGTAG
- the LOC125043279 gene encoding spore wall protein 2-like isoform X3, with translation MSKIERPTTLADSNSNSNSNSNCNCNCHNSKMGKDNFGSDTKSGRPPTSFNSSGISKVNSGLDKKETDDKASGTRNTSGRPATRGDTSFNSSGADKDNFGTDKKQTEGKDQETSGRPATRGADKDEGKDRQTSGRPATRGDTSFNSSGADKDNSGSDKTQSECKDRGTSARPVTRGNVGDSKSDTENSNDKSEEDKDASKRPATGYTPSGLGKDNSESDSKDSEDKPDKNKNQGASGRPATRGNMGLGKDATGTDSKKDEKANGNKGRFEISQGSNGNKTSGDKTSFGGRK, from the exons ATGTCGAAAATCG aaCGCCCCACCACTCTTGCagatagcaacagcaacagcaacagcaacagcaactgcAACTGCAACTGCCACAACTCCAAAATGGGAAAGGATAATTTTGGATCCGATACTAAATCAG gaCGACCACCTACAAGTTTTAATTCCTCCGGTATTAGTAAGGTTAATTCCGGGTTAGATAAGAAGGAGACAGACGACAAGGCTTCTGGAACCAGGAACACTTCAG GACGTCCAGCCACACGAGGAGATACATCTTTCAATTCCTCTGGTGCTGATAAGGATAATTTTGGGACCGATAAGAAGCAGACCGAAGGGAAGGACCAAGAAACCTCAG GACGTCCAGCTACACGAGGTGCTGATAAGGACGAAGGCAAGGATCGACAAACTTCAG GACGTCCAGCCACACGAGGAGATACATCTTTTAATTCCTCTGGTGCTGATAAGGACAATTCTGGGTCCGATAAGACGCAGAGCGAATGCAAGGATCGAGGAACCTCAG CACGGCCAGTCACTCGAGGGAATGTGGGAGATTCGAAGTCCGACACGGAAAACTCCAATGATAAGtcggaggaggacaaggacgcGTCAA aGCGACCAGCAACCGGCTACACTCCTTCAGGTCTCGGGAAGGACAACTCCGAGTCCGACTCGAAGGACTCCGAGGACAAGCCAGATAAGAACAAGAACCAGGGAGCTTCGG GCCGCCCTGCCACGAGAGGAAACATGGGGCTCGGCAAGGACGCCACCGGGACAGACTcgaagaaggacgagaaggcCAATGGAAACAAGGGTCGCTTCGAGATCAGCCAGG GCTCCAACGGCAACAAAACCAGCGGAGACAAAACTAGTTTCGGTGGAAGGAAGTAG